One Tamlana carrageenivorans genomic region harbors:
- the porU gene encoding type IX secretion system sortase PorU, whose protein sequence is MKNKFFLLLLLTTVGLFAQQKKYTISWEGAKTISGTGFSFEVPYFNSDNFSFSEDGLRFTDQWVVSNRVNETSAKLSQVVYEVISTSELKDLDITRISRDLKFQLKNVTARNKRYVSFQLSPIIRDANGTYKKIMSFQLDYKWGATSNRTTTRKNDVSSKVLSNSVLNLGKWYRFYVDTTGVFKLSKSFLQRLGVDVNNVNPKRIRLFGHGGEMIPYSNAVSYPYDVPENAIKFVGEEDGVFNDQDYILFYARGPKGYNAYSNTHINCYTDKTYYYINVGTAEGKRIQNFSQPSGVPNLVIDTYEAYQFHEVDDHNLISLGRRWFGDRFDVVNRKNFDFDFPNINTSEPIKLNVLVGAVNSTTCSFDVDVNGTAISTITLRGVSSPNLASGNGLYREVDVSSSKISVGLNFNNQGNPSIESYLDYIAIEAKCALSFSGKQFQFKNSIVETESGVGQYNLSNATAVSEVWDVTDLYYVSSVENTQNEAVFSFTSTLGSLKTYVAVTPSDYFTPKIDSKTDVVNQDIKGTIFKNAQGNFQDIDYIIVAPNNMLNHAERLADINREQNGLHVKVVGLDEIYAEFSTGNQDVGAIRNMVKYVYDNASEPSKKIKYLCLFGDGSFDYKDRIPNNTNIVPSWYSYNSFSLANSYVTDDFYGMMDDDEGSMASTDMLDIAVGRIIADSPQRAKELVDKVAQYYQRESFGSWRNNFVVISDDVDADWEGILQETTDNVGNLVAEKKPFINVVKIHSDSYQQETSAGGNRYPTVNTAISNAVDNGALVVNYFGHGGEEGLAQERILGKTDIENFRNYNKLNCFVTVTCEFTRFDNPYRQTAGEFTFWNKRAGAIGLITTTRQIYVSFAISFNNILGQYLFSYHDNDNYGDDEYPSMAESLRLSKSDPAVSNNSQRRLVFFIGDPAMKLSFPKPSIRLTKINDVPLAQSTDTLKALSKVKLSGEVVDASGNVLTDYSGLLSTTIYDKYIDRSTLGNDGTRLNGELVILNFKTLGEIIFRGQASVKNGAFEFDFVVPKDIGIPVGFGKVSFYSRNDELTINQTGSSNNTVKIGGLDENAAEDNVGPVINLYMNDENFVSGGITNESPTLLVKLQDDNGVNTASGIGHDIVAIIDGDEKNPIILNDYYQTEVDDYTRGVVSFPMRDLKPGLHTLTLKAWDVYNNSSVSEIQFIVHDQDQELVINNVLNYPNPFVNYTEFWFNHNSSESLSVSIQIFTVSGKLVRTLNGKTSGGAVTNSSLSRDIVWDGRDDFGGKIGKGVYVYKLKVHSELLNKTVEKIEKLVIL, encoded by the coding sequence ATGAAAAATAAATTTTTCCTTTTACTACTGCTAACCACAGTTGGATTATTTGCGCAACAAAAAAAATATACGATTTCTTGGGAGGGTGCTAAAACCATATCTGGAACAGGCTTTTCTTTTGAGGTGCCTTATTTTAATTCCGATAATTTCTCTTTTTCAGAGGATGGTCTGCGCTTCACAGATCAGTGGGTAGTATCAAATCGCGTTAATGAAACATCAGCAAAACTGAGTCAGGTGGTTTATGAAGTCATTAGTACTTCAGAATTAAAAGATCTTGATATTACTCGAATTTCGCGCGATTTAAAGTTTCAGTTAAAAAATGTTACGGCTAGAAATAAACGGTATGTAAGTTTTCAGTTAAGTCCCATTATTCGTGATGCCAATGGCACGTATAAAAAAATCATGTCTTTTCAATTGGATTACAAATGGGGGGCTACTTCTAATAGAACAACGACTCGTAAGAATGATGTGTCTTCAAAAGTTTTGTCTAATTCGGTTTTAAATTTAGGGAAATGGTATCGGTTTTATGTTGATACTACAGGGGTTTTTAAATTGTCTAAAAGTTTTTTACAGCGTTTGGGTGTTGATGTGAATAATGTTAACCCCAAGAGAATTCGGTTATTTGGTCATGGCGGTGAGATGATTCCGTATTCGAATGCCGTGTCATATCCTTATGATGTTCCAGAAAATGCCATCAAGTTTGTTGGTGAAGAAGATGGTGTCTTTAACGATCAGGATTATATTTTGTTTTATGCTCGCGGACCAAAAGGATATAATGCTTACAGTAATACGCATATTAATTGTTATACAGATAAAACCTATTATTATATTAATGTAGGCACTGCTGAAGGAAAGCGTATTCAGAATTTTTCACAACCTTCTGGGGTGCCCAATTTGGTTATCGATACTTATGAGGCGTATCAATTTCATGAGGTTGATGATCATAATTTGATTTCATTAGGTAGACGCTGGTTTGGTGATCGTTTCGATGTCGTTAATCGCAAAAATTTTGACTTCGATTTTCCTAATATCAATACCTCAGAGCCTATAAAATTAAATGTTTTGGTGGGCGCTGTTAATTCAACAACATGTTCGTTTGATGTTGATGTGAATGGAACTGCCATATCTACCATCACTTTGCGTGGTGTTTCTAGTCCAAATTTAGCTTCAGGTAATGGGCTTTATAGGGAGGTTGATGTTAGTAGTTCCAAAATATCCGTAGGACTTAATTTTAACAATCAAGGAAATCCTAGTATTGAATCTTATCTTGATTATATTGCTATAGAGGCTAAGTGCGCATTGAGTTTTTCGGGGAAACAATTTCAGTTTAAAAATAGTATTGTAGAAACAGAATCTGGTGTGGGCCAATATAATTTATCTAATGCGACTGCGGTTTCAGAAGTTTGGGATGTCACCGATTTGTATTATGTTTCCAGTGTAGAAAATACTCAAAACGAAGCTGTGTTTAGTTTTACATCAACCTTGGGAAGTTTAAAAACTTATGTAGCTGTAACCCCATCAGATTATTTTACGCCTAAAATAGATTCGAAAACCGATGTCGTTAATCAAGACATTAAAGGAACAATTTTTAAAAATGCCCAAGGGAATTTTCAGGATATAGACTATATTATTGTGGCGCCTAATAATATGCTTAATCATGCCGAGCGTTTAGCCGATATTAATCGAGAGCAGAATGGTTTACATGTAAAGGTTGTGGGTTTAGATGAAATTTATGCCGAATTTAGTACAGGAAATCAAGATGTTGGTGCCATTCGAAATATGGTTAAATATGTGTATGATAATGCTAGTGAACCCAGTAAAAAAATCAAGTATTTATGCTTGTTTGGTGATGGTTCTTTCGATTATAAAGACCGTATTCCTAATAATACGAATATCGTGCCTTCATGGTATTCTTATAACAGTTTTAGTTTAGCTAATTCGTATGTGACCGATGATTTTTATGGTATGATGGACGACGATGAGGGGAGTATGGCCTCAACCGATATGTTGGATATTGCCGTGGGGAGAATTATTGCCGACTCGCCCCAACGCGCGAAAGAACTTGTCGATAAAGTGGCTCAGTATTACCAAAGGGAATCTTTTGGAAGTTGGCGTAATAACTTTGTAGTGATTTCTGATGATGTTGATGCCGATTGGGAAGGTATTTTGCAGGAAACTACCGATAATGTAGGTAATTTGGTTGCTGAGAAAAAGCCTTTTATTAATGTTGTTAAAATTCATAGCGATTCGTATCAGCAAGAAACTTCGGCTGGTGGAAACAGGTATCCTACGGTTAATACGGCTATTTCAAATGCAGTAGATAATGGCGCTTTGGTGGTTAATTACTTCGGTCATGGGGGTGAAGAAGGTTTAGCTCAAGAGCGTATTTTGGGTAAAACAGATATCGAAAATTTTAGGAATTATAATAAACTCAATTGTTTTGTTACCGTAACTTGTGAGTTTACACGTTTTGACAACCCGTATCGTCAAACCGCAGGAGAGTTTACCTTCTGGAATAAACGCGCTGGCGCGATTGGGTTAATTACGACTACCAGACAAATTTATGTGAGTTTTGCCATTTCATTTAATAATATTTTAGGGCAGTATTTGTTTTCATATCATGATAATGACAATTATGGAGATGATGAATACCCGTCTATGGCCGAATCTTTAAGGCTTTCAAAATCCGATCCAGCCGTGTCAAATAACAGCCAACGCAGATTGGTGTTTTTTATAGGGGATCCCGCTATGAAATTAAGCTTTCCTAAACCAAGTATTCGATTAACTAAAATTAATGATGTACCTCTAGCACAATCCACAGATACGCTAAAAGCTTTAAGTAAGGTTAAGTTGTCTGGCGAGGTAGTTGATGCGTCTGGTAATGTTTTAACCGATTATTCAGGCTTGCTCTCAACCACCATATACGATAAATATATTGATAGAAGTACGCTAGGGAATGATGGTACACGTTTAAATGGAGAGTTGGTTATTTTAAATTTTAAAACTTTAGGGGAAATTATTTTTAGAGGCCAGGCTTCAGTTAAAAATGGTGCTTTTGAATTTGATTTTGTTGTTCCTAAGGATATTGGCATTCCTGTAGGTTTTGGTAAAGTGAGTTTTTATTCAAGAAATGATGAACTCACGATTAATCAAACAGGATCTAGTAATAACACAGTTAAAATTGGAGGTTTGGATGAAAATGCTGCCGAAGATAATGTTGGGCCAGTGATTAATCTTTATATGAATGATGAAAACTTTGTATCGGGAGGCATTACAAATGAATCACCAACCTTATTAGTGAAGTTGCAGGATGATAATGGCGTCAATACAGCCAGTGGTATTGGTCATGATATCGTAGCTATTATTGATGGCGATGAAAAAAATCCTATTATTTTAAATGATTACTATCAAACCGAAGTCGACGATTATACGCGTGGTGTTGTGAGTTTTCCCATGAGAGATTTAAAACCAGGTTTGCATACCTTAACCCTTAAAGCTTGGGATGTTTATAATAATTCATCTGTTTCTGAAATTCAATTTATTGTGCATGATCAAGATCAAGAATTGGTTATAAACAACGTGCTTAATTACCCTAATCCGTTTGTGAATTACACCGAATTTTGGTTCAATCACAATAGTTCGGAGTCTTTGAGCGTTTCAATACAGATCTTTACGGTGTCGGGAAAACTTGTGCGAA
- the gldJ gene encoding gliding motility lipoprotein GldJ codes for MDMKKVVACKVLALLALAIASTSCSKSSSSRNSSRATGWQLNSREGGFQYNTNFREQETAPGLVFIEGGTFTKGRVQDDVMHDWNNSPSQQHVQSFYMDETEVTNMMYMEYLDWLKRVYPPSEGNFRAIYNGALPDTLVWRNRLGFNEVMTNNYLRHPGYGEYPVVGVSWIQAVEFANWRSDRVNEKNLEDAGYLKRHAKTTDVAADQTFSTDTYINSPSGTYGGNEEIHDGRARSRNARVDEEGNETGVYATRETGILSPKYRLPTETEWEYAALGLSEIRDYNLYRGRKKYPWDGQYTRSGKRKIRGDQLANFKQGKGDYGGIAGWSDDGADITNAVKSYEPNDFGLYDMAGNVAEWVADVYRPIIDDEFNDFNYYRGNVYTKNAINDDGTVKIVTPGNIVYDTLSNGRVIARDLPGEILQVPVDENETYLRTNFDRSNHINYRDGDKRSSRYFESFNDDDLGSDPEAETRQMYNSPKHKITRDSLGNIIREFDKASHRTSLVNDEVRVYKGGSWKDREYWLDPAQRRYFPQDMATDYIGFRCAMSRVGSKSKTKAKTKN; via the coding sequence ATGGATATGAAAAAAGTAGTCGCATGCAAAGTTTTAGCGTTATTAGCACTTGCTATCGCTTCAACAAGTTGTTCAAAATCCTCGAGCTCCAGAAATAGTTCAAGAGCTACTGGATGGCAATTAAATTCTCGTGAGGGTGGCTTTCAGTACAATACAAATTTTAGAGAACAAGAAACTGCTCCAGGATTGGTATTTATTGAGGGTGGAACTTTCACCAAAGGCCGTGTTCAGGATGATGTGATGCACGATTGGAACAACAGCCCTAGTCAACAACATGTGCAATCTTTTTACATGGATGAAACCGAGGTTACTAACATGATGTACATGGAGTACCTAGATTGGTTAAAGCGTGTTTACCCGCCATCAGAAGGCAATTTTAGAGCCATTTATAATGGAGCCTTACCAGATACTTTAGTTTGGAGAAATCGTTTAGGTTTTAATGAAGTTATGACCAACAACTACTTGCGTCATCCAGGATACGGCGAATACCCTGTAGTTGGTGTTAGCTGGATTCAAGCCGTTGAATTTGCCAACTGGAGATCGGATCGTGTAAATGAGAAAAACTTAGAAGATGCTGGTTATTTAAAACGCCACGCAAAAACTACTGATGTAGCCGCAGATCAAACTTTTAGCACCGACACATATATCAACTCACCTTCAGGTACTTATGGAGGTAATGAAGAAATTCATGATGGTCGTGCAAGAAGCAGAAACGCAAGAGTTGACGAAGAAGGAAATGAAACTGGCGTATACGCCACTCGTGAAACAGGTATACTTTCGCCTAAATACAGACTACCAACCGAAACCGAATGGGAATATGCCGCTTTAGGATTGAGTGAAATTAGAGATTACAACTTATACCGCGGACGTAAAAAGTACCCATGGGACGGTCAATACACACGTTCTGGAAAACGTAAAATACGTGGCGACCAATTGGCTAACTTCAAACAAGGAAAAGGTGATTATGGTGGTATCGCAGGATGGTCTGACGATGGAGCCGATATTACTAACGCAGTAAAATCATACGAACCAAATGATTTTGGCTTATATGACATGGCTGGAAACGTTGCAGAATGGGTTGCCGATGTTTACCGTCCAATTATCGATGATGAGTTTAATGATTTCAACTATTACCGTGGAAACGTTTATACTAAAAACGCTATTAATGATGATGGTACTGTGAAAATCGTAACGCCAGGAAATATTGTTTATGATACATTATCTAACGGAAGAGTTATCGCAAGAGATTTACCGGGTGAAATTTTACAAGTTCCTGTTGATGAAAACGAAACATATTTAAGAACGAACTTCGATAGAAGTAACCACATCAATTACCGTGATGGCGACAAACGTTCTTCTCGTTATTTCGAAAGTTTTAATGATGATGATCTTGGAAGCGATCCAGAAGCTGAAACCAGACAAATGTATAATTCTCCTAAACACAAAATCACTAGAGATTCCTTAGGAAATATTATCAGAGAGTTTGATAAAGCATCGCACAGAACCTCTTTAGTCAACGATGAAGTTCGTGTATATAAAGGTGGTTCATGGAAAGACAGAGAGTACTGGCTAGACCCTGCTCAAAGACGTTACTTCCCACAAGATATGGCTACAGATTATATCGGATTTAGATGTGCCATGTCTAGAGTTGGATCTAAAAGCAAAACAAAAGCTAAAACTAAAAACTAA
- a CDS encoding UDP-N-acetylmuramoyl-tripeptide--D-alanyl-D-alanine ligase: MKTAELHSLFLTCRSACTDTRTIQTDDIFFALKGDNFNGNTYASKALEAGAKFAVIDEASAHTSQHTILVENVLQTLQELASFHRNYLGIPIVALTGSNGKTTTKELINAVLSQKYSTTATKGNLNNHIGVPLTLLSMNKTTEIGIVEMGANHLKEIAFSCHIAKPDYGYITNFGKAHLEGFGGVERVIKGKSEMYQYLTNHGKTIFVNAHDPIQIEKTKQAKIYTFGKSDHKVDVGVNYIDAQPFVSCAYHNYAIQSHLIGDYNFNNIAAAITIGHYFKVDDSAIKTAIESYIPTNNRSQIITKASHKIILDAYNANPTSMRAALLNLEKQEGTKIAILGDMFELGKDAHKEHTEIVKLATALEIDKIYFIGENFNNVQEYSEKLTLYPSFEAFQAKNPNLDFLNATILIKGSRGMALERVLDLF, encoded by the coding sequence TTGAAAACAGCAGAATTACACAGCCTTTTCCTTACATGTCGTAGCGCATGTACAGATACAAGAACCATACAGACGGACGACATATTTTTTGCCTTAAAAGGCGATAATTTTAATGGAAATACTTATGCTAGTAAAGCCTTAGAGGCCGGAGCAAAATTTGCCGTTATAGACGAGGCATCAGCCCATACTTCTCAACATACCATTCTAGTGGAAAATGTTCTTCAAACACTTCAAGAACTCGCTTCGTTCCACCGTAATTATCTCGGTATTCCCATTGTAGCTTTAACAGGTAGCAACGGAAAAACAACTACCAAAGAGCTTATCAATGCTGTACTTTCCCAAAAATATAGCACCACAGCAACCAAAGGGAATTTAAACAACCATATAGGCGTACCCTTAACGCTACTATCCATGAACAAGACCACAGAAATAGGCATTGTCGAAATGGGAGCCAATCATCTTAAGGAAATCGCCTTTTCATGTCACATTGCAAAACCAGATTATGGTTACATCACAAATTTCGGAAAAGCCCATTTAGAAGGTTTTGGAGGTGTTGAGAGGGTTATAAAAGGTAAAAGTGAAATGTATCAATATTTAACTAACCATGGTAAAACCATATTTGTAAATGCGCATGACCCCATCCAAATTGAAAAAACAAAACAGGCCAAAATATATACGTTTGGAAAATCAGATCACAAGGTTGATGTAGGTGTAAACTATATAGACGCTCAACCTTTTGTGAGTTGCGCTTATCATAATTACGCTATACAAAGTCATCTTATAGGTGATTATAACTTTAATAATATTGCAGCAGCCATTACCATAGGACATTATTTTAAAGTCGATGACAGCGCTATTAAAACTGCTATTGAAAGTTATATCCCAACCAACAACCGTTCGCAAATTATAACTAAAGCATCTCATAAAATTATTCTTGACGCCTATAATGCAAACCCCACAAGCATGCGAGCAGCCCTTCTAAATTTAGAAAAACAAGAAGGCACCAAAATAGCCATTTTAGGCGATATGTTTGAACTTGGAAAAGATGCCCATAAAGAGCATACAGAGATTGTGAAACTGGCCACCGCACTTGAAATTGATAAAATTTATTTTATCGGTGAAAATTTTAATAACGTACAAGAATATTCAGAAAAGTTGACTTTATACCCTTCATTCGAAGCTTTTCAAGCAAAAAATCCAAATCTAGATTTTTTAAACGCCACAATATTAATAAAAGGGTCTCGAGGTATGGCGTTGGAGCGGGTTTTAGATCTTTTTTAA
- a CDS encoding SEL1-like repeat protein: MANYWLGVCYLNGDGVLKDLEKANELLGRGYQVKNKESTISKQIMDVKPGFGVIEEEEIFEEIKTFSINTNGTVNYFVFLLLISS, from the coding sequence ATGGCTAACTATTGGTTAGGTGTTTGTTATTTAAACGGAGATGGAGTTCTCAAAGATCTTGAAAAGGCTAATGAACTACTAGGAAGGGGTTATCAGGTCAAGAATAAGGAGTCTACAATTTCAAAACAAATAATGGATGTAAAACCAGGTTTTGGAGTAATTGAGGAGGAAGAAATTTTTGAAGAAATCAAAACTTTTAGTATCAATACGAATGGGACTGTAAACTATTTTGTGTTTTTGCTATTAATTAGTTCATAG
- a CDS encoding tetratricopeptide repeat protein: protein MSAQEQNLNCSYNIQEALFYLKGSSSVEKNTKKAIQYLKPCVSVGNIEAKLLLGHIYVNNTDNSIVKKGFKLIKEAAKEGNSLAAQKLGVLYKYGTGCNLNYQKAIKWFKKS, encoded by the coding sequence TTGAGTGCACAAGAACAAAATCTTAATTGTAGTTATAATATTCAGGAAGCGCTCTTCTATTTAAAAGGAAGTAGTAGTGTTGAAAAAAACACCAAAAAGGCAATTCAATATTTAAAGCCGTGTGTGTCTGTAGGTAATATTGAAGCAAAACTGTTATTAGGGCACATATACGTTAATAATACAGATAATTCCATTGTGAAAAAAGGTTTTAAATTAATTAAGGAAGCTGCAAAGGAGGGAAATTCACTAGCTGCACAAAAACTGGGCGTTTTATATAAGTATGGAACAGGATGTAATTTAAATTACCAAAAAGCTATTAAATGGTTTAAAAAATCTTAA